Proteins encoded within one genomic window of Candidatus Poribacteria bacterium:
- a CDS encoding ATP-binding cassette domain-containing protein has translation MPIPLLHMQAITKDFPGVRALDNVSFEVRPGEIHALCGENGAGKSTLIKILGGVYPSGTYEGQLYINGNEQQFHTVRDAERAGIAIIHQELALIPEMTVAENIYLGKEPCQFGTIDRHRLYHEAGELLSQFGLTIPLHKPVHELGIGQQQLVEIAKALGRSLQA, from the coding sequence ATGCCCATCCCACTTCTCCACATGCAAGCAATCACCAAAGACTTCCCCGGCGTGCGCGCCTTAGACAATGTCTCTTTCGAGGTGCGTCCGGGTGAAATCCATGCGCTGTGTGGAGAAAACGGTGCTGGTAAATCAACGTTGATTAAGATTCTCGGTGGTGTTTATCCGTCCGGAACCTACGAAGGACAACTATACATCAATGGGAACGAACAGCAATTCCATACTGTGCGCGACGCAGAACGCGCCGGGATCGCCATTATCCATCAGGAATTGGCACTCATCCCAGAGATGACGGTCGCAGAGAACATCTATCTCGGCAAGGAACCGTGTCAATTCGGGACTATTGACAGGCATCGCCTCTATCATGAAGCAGGCGAACTCCTTTCGCAGTTCGGATTGACAATTCCACTCCATAAACCCGTCCACGAACTCGGCATTGGACAACAACAACTCGTAGAAATCGCGAAGGCTTTAGGGCGCAGCTTGCAAGCCC
- the tenA gene encoding thiaminase II, translating into MAENKKFTDELRLAAAPIWEADLKHPFVRGIADGSLPTEKFKFYLIQDYLFLLDYSRVFAHGAIKAHDEATMAMFADLLNATLNTEMDLHRGYCEKFGISAAEMEAAPIAPTTHAYTRHLLNVAEVGTLADLVAGVLPCQWGYAEIGTTLAEQGGSPEPLYQEWIDMYASPEFLSLGEWLRGLLNNLVVAYSPAEKERIKNYFLMSSRYEYLFWEMAYTQEAWKI; encoded by the coding sequence ATGGCAGAAAATAAAAAATTTACCGATGAACTCAGACTCGCCGCCGCACCGATTTGGGAAGCCGATCTTAAACACCCGTTTGTTCGCGGTATTGCTGATGGAAGTCTCCCCACGGAGAAATTCAAATTCTACCTTATTCAGGATTATCTTTTCCTATTGGACTATAGTCGTGTGTTCGCGCACGGTGCTATCAAGGCTCATGATGAGGCCACGATGGCGATGTTTGCGGATCTTCTCAACGCGACGCTGAATACCGAAATGGATTTGCATCGTGGATATTGCGAGAAATTTGGTATCTCTGCCGCTGAAATGGAAGCCGCACCGATTGCACCTACAACGCATGCTTACACCCGACATCTGCTCAATGTGGCGGAAGTCGGTACTTTGGCGGATCTCGTTGCGGGTGTTCTGCCGTGTCAGTGGGGCTATGCTGAGATCGGTACAACACTTGCCGAACAAGGTGGTTCACCGGAACCGCTCTATCAGGAGTGGATTGATATGTATGCCTCGCCTGAGTTCCTCTCACTCGGCGAGTGGTTACGCGGTCTACTTAACAATCTCGTAGTGGCGTATAGTCCTGCCGAAAAAGAACGGATTAAAAACTACTTCTTGATGAGTAGCCGTTATGAATACCTTTTTTGGGAGATGGCTTACACACAAGAAGCGTGGAAAATTTAG
- a CDS encoding ATP-binding protein translates to MNIRTQQTLRYIGIVLLVMLAMYFYLGTMLKDSMSKRITSELEIQVALMTEFFIEKLPTEVNFSYDAIDPLVDRLGKAEKARVTFIGTDGTVWGDTERDGQPLRAMDNHLARPEVQDALKNGVGIRDRYSDTTQTEFRYFAMPIYRNTNTEDSSNGKGTLIGICRVALPMEAVNTAISDLRRTVLIASVAGLILAIVFSVLSTGAIIKPIEKLTQMTQSLAAGNINSRVPVDSRNELGQLSQNFNLMADRVQEQIDKISEEHRRSETILTNMGEGVLLVNGVSEITYANPTAISMLGLPGDYIGKALIEINRIPELQALLQKAEQTEAVAFAEIRLGNLTEPEVEVTVVPVSAGQEYIIVIHDVTRERQLERIRADFVANVSHELRTPLTTIRGYAETLLGEDSVRTKTGEQFIVKILNHSTRLSRLVSDLLELSRLELGEVELKRSSHHLNTFHEPILDVFEPLLEESGLALKWEIPDDLPEVNIDQQLFMQIFVNLIDNAIKYTPDGGTITVSAETDISDVFDELDMSMEEVIVHVKDTGIGIPMESQSRVFERFYRVDKGRAQEMGGTGLGLAIAKHIVLRHNGRIWLDSVLGQGSVFHVAVPLSD, encoded by the coding sequence ATGAACATCCGTACACAACAGACGCTCAGGTACATAGGTATTGTGCTTTTAGTGATGCTCGCCATGTATTTCTATCTCGGCACAATGCTCAAAGACTCCATGAGCAAACGAATTACCAGTGAATTGGAAATTCAGGTAGCACTCATGACAGAATTCTTCATCGAAAAACTCCCCACCGAGGTTAACTTTAGTTACGATGCAATAGATCCTCTCGTTGATAGACTCGGAAAGGCCGAAAAGGCACGGGTGACCTTCATCGGGACGGATGGAACTGTCTGGGGTGATACAGAACGGGATGGACAACCACTACGGGCGATGGACAACCACCTTGCACGTCCAGAGGTACAAGACGCTCTTAAAAACGGGGTTGGGATTCGGGATCGGTACAGCGATACGACCCAGACAGAATTTCGTTACTTCGCGATGCCAATATATCGCAATACTAACACAGAAGATTCGTCAAATGGAAAAGGAACCCTAATCGGTATCTGCCGTGTCGCGCTTCCGATGGAAGCCGTCAATACAGCGATCAGCGACCTTCGACGGACGGTCCTAATTGCGAGTGTAGCCGGATTGATTCTTGCGATTGTGTTTAGCGTCCTTAGCACCGGTGCCATCATAAAGCCGATTGAGAAATTAACACAGATGACCCAATCGCTTGCTGCTGGTAACATAAACTCGCGTGTTCCGGTCGATTCTCGGAATGAATTGGGACAACTCTCCCAGAATTTCAACCTAATGGCTGATAGGGTACAGGAACAGATTGACAAAATTTCAGAAGAACACCGACGCTCGGAAACCATCTTAACGAACATGGGAGAAGGTGTACTACTCGTGAACGGGGTGTCTGAGATTACCTATGCCAATCCAACAGCTATCTCCATGTTGGGCCTACCTGGCGATTATATTGGCAAAGCACTGATCGAAATCAACCGGATCCCTGAACTCCAAGCACTGCTGCAGAAGGCAGAACAGACAGAAGCTGTCGCGTTCGCAGAAATCCGTCTCGGTAACCTAACAGAACCGGAGGTAGAGGTCACGGTCGTGCCAGTTTCTGCTGGTCAAGAGTACATTATCGTTATCCATGATGTCACCAGGGAACGGCAATTAGAGCGGATTCGCGCCGATTTTGTGGCGAATGTCTCACATGAACTCCGGACACCACTCACAACAATTCGAGGGTACGCCGAAACGCTACTCGGTGAGGATTCCGTTCGGACGAAGACGGGTGAACAATTTATTGTGAAAATCCTCAACCATTCAACCCGACTTTCAAGGTTGGTTTCGGACCTGTTGGAACTCTCTCGGTTGGAGTTAGGTGAAGTGGAATTGAAACGCTCGTCCCACCACCTCAATACTTTCCATGAGCCAATTTTAGACGTGTTTGAACCGTTATTAGAGGAATCGGGATTGGCTTTAAAATGGGAGATTCCTGACGACCTTCCAGAGGTCAACATAGATCAGCAACTTTTCATGCAGATTTTTGTAAATCTGATTGACAACGCAATTAAATATACACCAGACGGCGGCACCATCACGGTCTCGGCAGAGACTGACATAAGCGACGTATTTGACGAACTCGATATGAGCATGGAGGAAGTCATCGTGCACGTAAAAGATACGGGTATCGGTATCCCGATGGAATCCCAGTCTCGCGTGTTTGAGCGATTTTACCGAGTGGACAAAGGACGCGCGCAAGAAATGGGAGGAACCGGCTTAGGACTCGCGATCGCTAAGCACATTGTACTCCGTCATAACGGAAGGATATGGCTGGACAGCGTTTTAGGGCAAGGGAGCGTATTCCATGTCGCCGTGCCGCTCTCAGACTAA
- a CDS encoding dihydrodipicolinate synthase family protein has protein sequence MSIQFKGIFTPTVTPLDEKERVDERGFVNQLNRLINSGVHGIYLLGSSGEFTTLTNTERERAMDIALKAIGGRVPVICCVMDTSTQRVIQNIEIAEQFGVDAVAATPGYYYPSTDDADLIEFYQTVAASTGLPVFIYNIPSTVKTFIKPQIVVELSETCENIIGVKDSTGDWTNSLNLIALLGDRTDFSIFLGSHVALGAAVLFGADGGVVSIANVAPKESVALYNAAKARDIDEVHRLQKWMLRLSKMYTYGQGVSGMKACLEILGVCSARTTSPLLPLTDAEKAELRELLMELGVRE, from the coding sequence ATGAGTATCCAATTCAAAGGCATTTTTACACCGACAGTAACACCGCTTGACGAAAAAGAGCGCGTCGATGAACGCGGGTTCGTCAATCAACTTAACCGACTGATTAACAGTGGTGTTCACGGTATCTACCTACTCGGGAGTTCGGGTGAATTTACGACGTTAACAAATACAGAACGCGAACGTGCAATGGACATCGCTCTTAAAGCAATTGGTGGTCGTGTCCCGGTTATCTGTTGTGTAATGGATACAAGCACCCAACGCGTTATCCAAAACATTGAAATCGCCGAACAGTTTGGTGTTGATGCAGTCGCTGCGACACCGGGCTACTACTATCCCTCCACCGACGATGCGGATCTGATCGAATTTTATCAGACAGTCGCCGCGAGTACGGGACTCCCAGTTTTCATCTATAATATTCCTTCCACCGTTAAAACCTTTATTAAGCCGCAGATCGTCGTCGAACTCTCGGAAACCTGTGAGAATATCATCGGCGTTAAGGACAGTACCGGTGATTGGACGAACTCCCTCAATCTCATAGCATTGCTCGGTGATCGAACAGATTTCTCTATCTTCCTCGGTTCTCATGTTGCACTCGGTGCAGCTGTCCTATTCGGTGCAGACGGTGGTGTTGTCTCGATCGCAAACGTCGCTCCGAAAGAATCGGTCGCGCTCTACAACGCTGCGAAGGCACGTGATATTGATGAAGTCCATCGGCTACAAAAGTGGATGCTGCGGCTCAGTAAGATGTATACCTACGGACAGGGGGTCAGCGGTATGAAAGCATGTCTGGAAATTTTGGGAGTCTGCAGCGCACGCACGACAAGCCCACTACTACCCCTCACTGATGCCGAGAAAGCGGAACTCCGCGAATTGCTAATGGAATTGGGAGTGCGTGAATGA
- the aroA gene encoding 3-phosphoshikimate 1-carboxyvinyltransferase — translation MIEIQPLRKPLDATIEVPGSKSYTNRALLVAAMARGASTVTGALFSDDTRYMCDALRKLGVEIEADEKRATFNVHGNGGSIPVSGTELYIGNSGTTSRSLTAYVSLGHGKFVIDGDEPMRHGRPISDLLDALRQIGVSARSQFENGHLPVIVEANGLTGGKTRLDVSKSSQFLTALLLIAPCAKDDMEIEVVGAREMPYIDITRSVMAAFGVQVISEDYKFFRIEGGQQYQPRVYNIEPDASNASYFFAAAALTGGRVTVQHLNLDSAQGDLQFVHILEQMGCRTTVSNIGITVTGPRQLKGIDVDMRTISDTALTLAAIAPFADSKVTIRNIEHTRWQETDRIHAMVTELRKLGVPVVEHRDGLEISPTSINPAAIDTYEDHRVAMAFSLVGLKTHGIRINNPDCVSKTFPNYFEVLRELYS, via the coding sequence ATGATTGAAATACAACCCCTTCGTAAGCCGCTTGATGCTACGATAGAGGTACCCGGTTCCAAAAGTTATACGAATCGGGCACTGTTAGTTGCTGCAATGGCACGCGGTGCTTCAACGGTGACGGGTGCTCTCTTTAGCGATGATACGCGTTATATGTGCGATGCCTTGCGGAAACTCGGTGTTGAGATTGAGGCTGATGAGAAGCGGGCAACGTTCAATGTACACGGAAATGGTGGCAGTATTCCAGTTTCGGGTACTGAGCTCTATATCGGGAACTCAGGCACCACCTCGCGTTCTCTTACCGCTTACGTTTCGTTAGGTCATGGAAAATTCGTCATTGATGGCGATGAACCGATGCGACACGGTCGTCCTATCTCTGACTTACTGGACGCGTTGAGACAAATTGGGGTTTCAGCGCGCTCACAATTTGAGAACGGACATCTTCCTGTCATCGTCGAAGCAAATGGACTTACGGGTGGAAAAACTCGACTTGATGTCAGTAAGAGCAGTCAATTCTTAACTGCGTTGCTCCTCATCGCGCCGTGTGCCAAAGACGACATGGAGATTGAGGTTGTCGGTGCCCGAGAAATGCCTTATATTGATATCACACGATCAGTCATGGCGGCGTTTGGTGTGCAGGTCATAAGCGAAGACTACAAGTTTTTTCGGATTGAAGGTGGTCAGCAGTATCAGCCACGGGTCTATAACATAGAGCCGGATGCCTCCAACGCCTCCTACTTCTTTGCTGCCGCTGCACTCACCGGTGGACGTGTCACTGTCCAACACCTAAATTTAGATTCTGCACAAGGTGATCTTCAGTTTGTACATATCTTAGAACAGATGGGCTGTCGGACCACCGTTTCTAACATAGGTATTACCGTTACCGGACCGCGCCAATTAAAAGGGATTGATGTCGATATGCGGACGATTTCGGATACTGCCTTGACCCTCGCGGCGATTGCACCCTTCGCCGATAGCAAAGTAACCATCCGCAACATTGAACACACACGCTGGCAAGAGACCGATCGAATCCATGCGATGGTTACAGAACTGCGGAAGTTAGGCGTGCCTGTCGTTGAACACCGAGACGGACTCGAAATTTCACCCACCTCTATTAACCCCGCTGCGATTGATACCTACGAAGATCACCGCGTAGCAATGGCGTTCTCGCTCGTCGGCTTAAAAACACACGGAATTCGGATTAATAACCCAGACTGTGTCAGCAAAACGTTTCCGAATTATTTTGAGGTGCTGCGCGAGTTATATTCTTGA
- a CDS encoding DUF433 domain-containing protein yields MKYDKQTTQAFNNLVTCNPRIMSGTPVFKNTRVPIKNLIDYLEAGDSLDEFLEDFPSVSRKQARQALELAKEMLLTQAYAYSD; encoded by the coding sequence ATGAAATATGATAAACAAACAACACAGGCATTTAACAACCTCGTTACCTGCAATCCGAGAATTATGAGCGGCACGCCTGTTTTCAAAAACACGCGTGTTCCCATCAAAAACCTCATTGACTATTTAGAAGCAGGTGATAGTTTAGATGAATTTTTAGAGGATTTTCCTTCTGTCAGTCGTAAACAGGCTAGGCAAGCTTTGGAGTTAGCAAAGGAGATGTTGCTCACGCAAGCCTATGCATATTCTGATTGA
- a CDS encoding flippase, which translates to MNRIFKNTSSLFSAHLIGRLGSLVITVWLMPRYFSESEFGGYFVAIALTNLVASLTELGIQNPLIREMTLHLQQTRHYLGNALIVRCILSIIAYSIMIVSGIYLYTPIIVKMIVFLGLAEIANSLAQLYRCVFRAHEEMKYEALTVIAERVGFLLIGGGAILFDYGLVAVCQATLIASCINLILSVGFTRFRFTPLQFKPSQETVKVLMQQALPFAIGNLFHLLYFRVDAILLSKLSPDGVDANAWYGLAYTIATAFTILPGAFMMGAMFPVLSRAWEREKGRFPGAYTFGMRWMVLSGLPLAVGLSILSPEITTVLLPRTYTLDELNKVAKALQWLSWAGGLIFLTTAVLSVLRATDKRRAFSVLMGATALLNICLNLYLIPRSSHVGAAIAMVISEAFLLIFGIGYISRNIVGFRETPLIFRTLLKAGILSGMMGIGLTLLKGSLSIWVLIPLAVLFYGGGVAILGEFRERLRFD; encoded by the coding sequence ATGAACCGTATCTTTAAGAATACGTCCTCTCTTTTTAGTGCGCACCTTATCGGCCGCCTCGGCTCACTCGTGATAACAGTTTGGCTCATGCCGCGTTATTTCTCAGAAAGTGAGTTCGGCGGTTATTTTGTTGCAATCGCGCTTACCAATCTGGTGGCAAGCCTGACAGAACTCGGCATACAAAATCCGCTTATCCGAGAGATGACATTGCATCTGCAACAGACTCGACACTACCTCGGCAACGCGCTCATCGTGCGCTGTATCCTTTCTATTATCGCATACAGCATCATGATTGTCAGCGGTATATATCTCTACACGCCGATCATCGTGAAGATGATAGTTTTTTTAGGACTCGCAGAGATTGCGAATTCCTTAGCGCAATTATACAGATGCGTCTTTCGTGCACACGAGGAGATGAAATATGAAGCTTTGACCGTAATAGCCGAGCGCGTCGGATTTCTCTTAATCGGTGGTGGCGCGATTCTGTTCGACTATGGACTGGTGGCTGTCTGTCAAGCAACGTTGATAGCGAGTTGTATTAACCTGATTTTAAGCGTTGGATTTACCCGTTTCCGATTTACGCCACTCCAGTTCAAACCGAGTCAAGAGACAGTAAAGGTGCTGATGCAGCAGGCATTGCCATTTGCGATTGGCAATCTCTTTCATCTGCTCTATTTTCGCGTCGATGCGATTCTGCTGTCAAAATTGAGTCCAGACGGAGTAGATGCCAATGCGTGGTACGGCTTAGCGTATACGATTGCCACCGCCTTCACAATTCTACCGGGCGCGTTTATGATGGGTGCGATGTTCCCTGTCTTGTCCCGCGCATGGGAGAGAGAAAAAGGGAGATTTCCGGGAGCATACACGTTCGGTATGCGATGGATGGTACTGAGTGGACTTCCGCTCGCGGTTGGGCTTTCAATATTATCTCCCGAAATCACGACAGTGTTACTTCCGCGGACCTATACACTGGACGAACTCAATAAAGTCGCGAAAGCACTTCAATGGCTCAGTTGGGCAGGCGGACTCATCTTCCTAACGACAGCAGTGTTGTCGGTGCTTCGGGCAACAGACAAACGTCGTGCTTTCTCGGTTCTCATGGGCGCAACTGCACTCCTGAACATCTGTCTGAATCTATATTTGATTCCGCGTTCCAGCCACGTCGGGGCAGCAATAGCAATGGTTATAAGTGAGGCATTTCTACTCATCTTTGGGATCGGCTACATCTCAAGAAACATTGTTGGATTCCGAGAAACGCCTCTCATATTCCGCACTCTTTTGAAAGCAGGAATTCTCTCCGGTATGATGGGGATTGGTTTGACACTATTGAAGGGATCTCTTTCTATTTGGGTGTTGATTCCGTTGGCAGTACTGTTTTACGGCGGAGGGGTTGCCATTCTGGGTGAATTCCGGGAAAGACTTCGGTTTGATTAA
- the tsaB gene encoding tRNA (adenosine(37)-N6)-threonylcarbamoyltransferase complex dimerization subunit type 1 TsaB, whose amino-acid sequence MKILGIDTSTPIGSVALIDGENLVAEHTLNIVQAHSSRLMPAIDSVLKWGNITADALDGCAVGIGPGSFTGIRIGVATIKSLCYALDKPIVGISTLEAIAYNLRWTNGVICPLLDARRSEIYGAIFEANTKWQRLSEDLCLSIDAFLDQLDTHPPPNAPINFVGDGLATYGDAVRERLGERVHFVDAIFNVPRGATIAHLGTQHLKNGDIDDYWTLVPNYVRVGLY is encoded by the coding sequence ATGAAAATTTTAGGCATTGACACCTCAACTCCTATCGGGAGTGTTGCCTTAATAGATGGTGAAAACTTAGTTGCTGAGCATACGCTCAATATTGTCCAAGCACACTCCTCCAGACTTATGCCCGCTATTGATAGTGTCTTGAAATGGGGGAACATCACGGCAGATGCTTTGGACGGATGTGCTGTCGGTATTGGACCCGGATCGTTCACCGGTATCCGTATCGGAGTTGCGACGATCAAATCCCTCTGCTACGCTCTCGACAAACCGATTGTGGGGATCTCAACTCTGGAAGCAATCGCCTATAATCTCCGATGGACAAACGGTGTTATCTGTCCACTTTTGGATGCTCGGCGGAGTGAAATCTACGGTGCTATTTTTGAAGCAAACACAAAATGGCAGCGTCTCAGCGAAGACCTCTGCTTATCCATTGATGCCTTCCTCGATCAACTCGATACACACCCACCTCCAAATGCTCCTATCAACTTCGTTGGCGATGGACTCGCAACTTACGGGGACGCAGTCCGAGAAAGGCTTGGTGAAAGAGTCCATTTTGTAGACGCTATTTTCAACGTCCCGCGCGGCGCGACTATTGCCCACCTTGGGACACAACACCTAAAGAATGGCGATATTGATGACTATTGGACCTTGGTACCGAACTACGTTAGAGTTGGATTATATTAA
- a CDS encoding transglutaminase-like domain-containing protein has protein sequence MTKKSQTDPFSSFANLDNGEIQLATGALLIAQSEYCELNIESYLHQLDEMADVVRERIQEMTLPEQHIAELNRYLFEEKGFTGNTDNYYALGNNFLNFVIDKKTGIPITLGVVYIEVGRRAGLPLGGVNFPGHFLVKYQCEHLDILLDVFENGAFMTEDALRAKLQANFDEVVLLEPNMLAEATDKEILARILRNLTRAYTLLENYDKALTATERITWLLPNVAADYRLLGYLYYKNHAYSEGITAFEKYLQLAETPPDATAVERNIQHLEKLLSGLN, from the coding sequence ATGACAAAGAAATCGCAAACAGACCCATTTTCCTCCTTCGCGAACCTTGATAATGGCGAAATACAACTCGCAACAGGTGCTCTGCTTATTGCGCAAAGCGAGTATTGTGAACTCAATATTGAGAGCTACCTTCACCAACTGGATGAGATGGCAGATGTCGTTCGGGAACGGATTCAAGAGATGACACTCCCAGAGCAACACATCGCTGAATTGAACCGTTACCTCTTTGAAGAAAAAGGGTTCACAGGAAATACCGATAACTATTACGCCTTAGGTAACAACTTTCTCAACTTTGTCATCGACAAAAAGACAGGTATTCCGATCACGCTGGGCGTTGTCTATATCGAAGTAGGTAGGCGCGCGGGTTTGCCGCTCGGCGGTGTCAATTTCCCAGGGCATTTCCTTGTGAAATATCAGTGTGAACATTTGGATATTCTGCTGGACGTGTTTGAAAATGGGGCATTCATGACCGAGGATGCACTTCGGGCAAAACTCCAAGCAAATTTCGACGAAGTAGTACTGCTGGAACCGAATATGTTAGCCGAAGCAACGGACAAGGAGATTTTAGCACGCATTCTGCGGAACCTAACGCGTGCCTATACACTCCTTGAGAACTATGACAAAGCACTGACCGCGACCGAACGTATCACTTGGTTGCTGCCGAACGTCGCAGCCGATTACCGCCTACTCGGTTATCTATACTATAAAAATCACGCGTATAGTGAAGGTATCACTGCCTTTGAGAAGTACCTCCAACTTGCAGAAACACCCCCGGATGCCACAGCAGTGGAACGAAATATACAACATCTCGAAAAACTGCTCTCCGGTCTGAATTAA